A portion of the Calothrix sp. 336/3 genome contains these proteins:
- a CDS encoding glycosyltransferase family 8 protein, with protein MLVTKHSLNISNLDTSNYIPVIFAADDKYAMPLAVTACSIFANLDSNTKLRIFIIDGGITEVNKQKIANSLDPQRCDIRWLSLPKKLPQGMKISGHISTAAYYRLLIPELLPDNYEKIIYLDCDLLLNRDIKQLWDIDIADNYILAVQEIRFPCINSGLVNYKQLNIPGDWKYFNSGVLVINLKKWRSENITQKAIQYLEQHQEDIRFHDQDALNAILAGNWGELDPRWNQTPFIYEYKSWRESPFTEESFKNILNEPWIIHFASSFKPWNFYQHIHKRLFYRYLDMTAWKGWRYTFWMALYKKMMRILLKNDKR; from the coding sequence ATGCTAGTTACAAAACATTCATTAAATATCAGTAACCTAGATACGAGCAACTATATTCCTGTTATATTTGCAGCAGATGATAAATATGCAATGCCGTTAGCTGTGACAGCTTGCTCAATTTTCGCTAATTTAGACTCTAATACTAAATTACGTATTTTTATTATTGATGGTGGAATTACAGAAGTTAATAAACAAAAAATAGCTAATTCTCTAGACCCTCAGCGCTGTGATATTAGATGGTTGTCATTACCCAAAAAATTACCTCAAGGGATGAAAATATCAGGACATATATCAACAGCAGCTTATTATCGTCTACTAATTCCTGAGCTTTTACCAGATAATTATGAAAAAATCATTTATCTTGATTGTGATTTACTACTGAATCGAGATATTAAACAACTTTGGGATATAGATATTGCAGATAACTATATCTTAGCAGTTCAGGAAATACGTTTTCCTTGTATTAATTCTGGATTAGTCAATTATAAGCAATTAAATATTCCTGGTGATTGGAAATATTTTAATTCTGGAGTATTAGTAATTAATCTTAAGAAATGGCGTTCTGAAAACATAACTCAAAAAGCGATTCAATACCTTGAACAGCATCAAGAAGATATCCGTTTTCATGACCAAGATGCACTAAACGCAATACTTGCAGGTAATTGGGGAGAACTAGATCCTAGATGGAATCAAACACCATTTATTTATGAATATAAATCTTGGCGAGAAAGCCCATTTACCGAGGAGAGTTTTAAAAACATATTAAATGAACCTTGGATTATTCACTTTGCATCTAGTTTTAAACCGTGGAATTTTTATCAGCATATTCATAAACGACTGTTTTATCGGTATTTAGATATGACTGCTTGGAAAGGTTGGCGCTATACATTTTGGATGGCACTCTATAAAAAAATGATGCGTATTCTTTTAAAGAATGATAAACGCTAA
- a CDS encoding glycosyltransferase family A protein, protein MNEQIKTQPLVSCIIIFFNAKRHDFFEQAIDSILAQTYHNWEILLADDGSTDESTLIALRYAQQYPDKIRYVEHDGHQNLGMSATRNLGIHHARGEYITFLDADDTWFPNQLEQQVGILESQSEAAMVWGRTQVWFSWTGNSEDIQRDSYSQIGGQPNSLIKPPNLLFNLLDSHERAIPCVCSVMVRRKIFEELGGFEDEFKTKFEDSIFWVKVFAEKSVFVSSHCWGKYRQHSNNSCIIATQTGEWYRGTLSPVRQKYLTWIAEYFCNKGFNDPGVWNALHRELWGYQHQKLYYLFRNIIYFLNWGKNVVKQIGNQVLPLTIKRWLKTSLYKIFVNPKKSVLPQ, encoded by the coding sequence ATGAATGAACAAATAAAGACTCAACCATTAGTCTCTTGCATTATCATATTTTTTAATGCGAAAAGGCATGATTTCTTTGAACAAGCAATAGACAGTATTTTAGCCCAAACCTATCACAACTGGGAAATTTTGCTGGCAGATGATGGCTCAACTGATGAAAGCACACTCATTGCCTTACGATATGCTCAACAATACCCTGATAAAATTCGTTATGTGGAACATGATGGTCATCAAAATCTGGGTATGAGTGCAACACGTAATTTAGGTATTCATCACGCCAGAGGAGAATATATTACCTTTTTGGACGCTGATGATACGTGGTTCCCCAATCAACTTGAACAACAAGTAGGTATTCTAGAATCACAGTCTGAGGCTGCTATGGTCTGGGGGCGTACCCAAGTTTGGTTTAGTTGGACTGGTAATTCGGAAGATATTCAACGGGATTCTTATTCACAAATAGGCGGTCAGCCGAATAGTTTGATCAAGCCACCAAATTTACTATTTAATCTTCTCGACTCCCATGAGAGGGCGATACCCTGTGTGTGTAGTGTTATGGTACGGCGCAAAATATTTGAAGAACTGGGTGGATTTGAAGATGAGTTTAAGACTAAGTTTGAAGACAGTATTTTCTGGGTAAAAGTCTTTGCCGAAAAATCTGTTTTTGTGTCGAGCCATTGTTGGGGTAAGTATCGGCAGCACTCAAATAATAGCTGCATTATTGCAACTCAAACAGGTGAATGGTATCGCGGAACTCTGAGTCCTGTACGCCAAAAATATCTAACTTGGATAGCAGAGTATTTTTGTAATAAAGGCTTCAACGATCCTGGTGTCTGGAATGCCCTTCATAGAGAACTATGGGGTTATCAACATCAGAAATTGTACTACCTATTTAGAAATATTATTTACTTTCTAAATTGGGGAAAGAATGTAGTGAAGCAAATCGGAAATCAAGTGTTACCTCTTACAATTAAACGCTGGTTAAAAACCTCATTATATAAAATCTTCGTCAATCCTAAAAAATCTGTTCTTCCACAATAA
- a CDS encoding glycosyltransferase family 4 protein has product MKILMSAYSCEPHIGSERAVGWGLVQAVAKHHQVWVLTRPDEGKEAIEAELKRNPNPNLNFVYFTLPIWGGAWKWGFGSMQLHYYLWQIQAYFVARRLHRQIGFDISHHVTFVKYSRPSFLSLLPIPFVWGPVGGGEFAPKSFWKDFSLKNKIHERVRSLACKVFESDPFAIITARRSILAQATTEDTARRVRQMGANNVQIEPAIGLLTEEIEQLNQNKLPNQSPIRFLSIGRLLHWKGFSLGLRAFAQANLKDAEYWIIGDGPERQRLETLVQELGIINQVKFWNNLPREATLDKISECSVLVHPSLHDSGAFVCLEAMAAGRPVICLNLGGPALQVTEETGFKIAAITPKQVTEDLAKAMKTLVNNPELCLRMGEAGYNRVKEVFNWDVKGQNLICKYKEILEKPRATQSKKLTKCIN; this is encoded by the coding sequence ATGAAAATTCTCATGTCTGCCTACTCATGTGAGCCACATATCGGTTCGGAGCGTGCTGTTGGTTGGGGTTTAGTGCAAGCAGTTGCCAAGCACCATCAAGTTTGGGTATTAACTCGACCAGATGAGGGAAAAGAAGCAATAGAAGCAGAACTGAAGCGCAATCCAAACCCTAATCTGAATTTTGTCTATTTTACCTTACCCATTTGGGGTGGAGCTTGGAAATGGGGTTTTGGTTCAATGCAACTTCACTATTACCTGTGGCAGATTCAAGCTTATTTTGTTGCTCGTCGTCTTCATCGTCAAATTGGTTTTGATATTTCACATCATGTCACCTTTGTCAAATACTCTAGACCTAGCTTTTTATCTTTACTACCAATTCCTTTTGTTTGGGGACCTGTAGGTGGCGGAGAATTTGCTCCCAAGTCTTTTTGGAAAGATTTCAGCCTCAAAAATAAAATTCATGAACGAGTGCGATCGCTAGCTTGTAAAGTCTTTGAATCAGACCCATTCGCTATTATTACTGCTCGACGTAGTATTTTAGCTCAGGCAACAACTGAAGATACAGCAAGACGAGTTCGCCAAATGGGTGCTAATAATGTGCAAATAGAACCTGCGATTGGTTTGCTAACAGAAGAAATTGAGCAACTCAATCAAAATAAATTACCAAATCAATCGCCGATACGATTTTTAAGTATTGGTAGACTTTTACATTGGAAGGGTTTTTCTCTGGGATTACGAGCATTTGCTCAAGCGAACTTGAAAGATGCCGAGTACTGGATAATTGGTGATGGACCAGAAAGACAAAGACTTGAAACGCTTGTTCAAGAATTAGGTATTATTAATCAAGTTAAATTCTGGAACAATCTGCCAAGAGAAGCAACTCTGGATAAAATAAGTGAATGTAGCGTGTTAGTTCATCCCAGCTTGCATGATTCAGGGGCATTTGTCTGTTTAGAAGCAATGGCTGCTGGTCGTCCAGTTATATGTTTAAATTTAGGAGGTCCAGCCCTTCAAGTGACGGAGGAAACTGGTTTTAAAATAGCTGCGATAACTCCCAAACAAGTAACAGAAGACCTTGCAAAAGCAATGAAAACTTTGGTCAATAATCCTGAATTATGCTTGCGAATGGGGGAAGCTGGATACAATCGAGTCAAGGAAGTATTTAACTGGGACGTAAAGGGTCAAAATTTAATATGCAAGTATAAAGAAATACTTGAAAAGCCGCGAGCTACACAGAGCAAAAAATTAACTAAGTGTATTAATTAA
- a CDS encoding glycosyltransferase — protein sequence MTEKIRVLFISHAYVVGVNQGKLNAIASVANKTEVALLAPSNWKAAEWNRHLPVETPFKNVKIYTAPVLFPGRGGAHIFAPWTIWRVIRDFRPDVIQVEQEVFSLCAFELAIWCRLTSKPMVVFGWENMERKLPLIRRWTCKFVLDTAKLIIPGNQDGAKIMRQWGYQGLMEVMPQIGVDTSLFTPPILDTPSDEFNIGFLGRLVPEKGIDLIFAAASLLQQKGYKFKIILCGSGKGETELKQEAKKYQVEDFVVWRGGVRHEQAPAEISKFDVLILPSRTSTTWKEQFGHVLIEAMAMGVPVIGSNSGEIPNVIGRTDLVFPEDNYHSLAMILEKMICEPNWRQEIKRYSINRVEQYYTHEKIAERLIDLWQIVTTESGKEYATI from the coding sequence ATGACTGAAAAAATACGTGTACTATTTATCAGCCATGCTTACGTGGTTGGAGTCAATCAGGGAAAATTAAACGCGATCGCATCTGTCGCCAACAAGACAGAAGTCGCTTTGTTAGCACCAAGTAATTGGAAAGCAGCAGAGTGGAATCGCCATTTACCAGTAGAAACTCCCTTTAAAAACGTAAAAATCTACACAGCACCTGTGCTATTTCCTGGTCGTGGTGGCGCTCATATTTTTGCACCTTGGACAATCTGGCGAGTTATTCGCGATTTTCGTCCTGATGTTATACAAGTTGAGCAAGAAGTATTTTCTCTATGTGCTTTTGAATTGGCAATTTGGTGCCGACTCACAAGTAAACCAATGGTTGTGTTTGGATGGGAAAATATGGAAAGAAAGTTGCCCCTTATCCGTCGCTGGACTTGTAAATTTGTCTTGGATACGGCAAAACTGATTATTCCAGGCAATCAAGATGGCGCTAAAATTATGCGTCAATGGGGTTATCAGGGCTTAATGGAAGTGATGCCACAAATTGGTGTAGATACAAGTCTATTTACTCCACCAATCTTAGATACTCCCAGTGATGAGTTTAATATTGGTTTTCTTGGTCGTTTAGTCCCTGAAAAAGGTATTGACCTAATTTTTGCTGCGGCAAGTTTACTACAGCAAAAAGGATATAAATTCAAAATTATTCTTTGCGGTTCTGGCAAAGGAGAAACTGAATTAAAGCAAGAAGCTAAAAAATATCAAGTAGAAGATTTTGTGGTTTGGCGAGGAGGAGTACGTCACGAACAAGCGCCTGCTGAAATTAGTAAATTTGATGTTTTAATTTTGCCTTCGCGAACATCTACAACTTGGAAAGAACAATTTGGTCATGTACTCATTGAGGCAATGGCGATGGGTGTACCAGTTATTGGTTCTAATTCTGGTGAAATTCCAAATGTAATTGGACGTACTGATTTAGTTTTTCCTGAAGACAATTATCACAGTTTAGCAATGATTTTAGAAAAAATGATTTGTGAACCTAATTGGCGACAAGAAATTAAAAGGTACAGTATTAATCGGGTAGAGCAGTATTATACACATGAAAAAATTGCTGAAAGATTAATTGACCTTTGGCAAATTGTTACTACAGAATCTGGTAAAGAATATGCGACTATTTAG
- a CDS encoding glycosyltransferase family 1 protein, which translates to MQEFSMQVYADGIISGLQKVRPDWEIIDLLPRSYDRKSKSLSLRIKKYYERFWSYPRQVQQQDADIFHIIESAEAHIVYWLQKSAKPAVVTCHDLINLYYRENLQGSVQIPFISDAVWKHAVKGMRLANHIISVSEMTAKDTNRFFSIEPGCISVVPNAVDEKFKVLPSDEIQTFRAKYGLNPDTICLLNVGANHPRKNIANILESLVILKQKNLEFKFWKVGVDFTDIQKEFIKNHDLESHIHYLGMPDNEMLTPIYNAADILLAPSLHEGFGMTLLEAMACGTAVITSNTSAMPEVVGDAGILVNPKDSQAIANAVISLQNDPVFYRELVNKGIERAKLFTWEAAAEQIAQIYEKVVQSQKLFKNNFSSESLIKLSNSTTNN; encoded by the coding sequence ATGCAAGAATTTAGTATGCAAGTCTATGCAGATGGAATTATATCTGGTTTACAAAAAGTTCGCCCTGATTGGGAAATTATTGATTTATTACCTCGCTCATATGATAGAAAAAGTAAATCTCTATCTCTGAGAATCAAAAAATATTATGAGCGATTTTGGTCTTATCCGCGTCAAGTTCAGCAGCAGGATGCTGATATATTTCATATAATTGAATCTGCTGAAGCTCATATTGTTTATTGGTTACAAAAGTCAGCAAAGCCGGCAGTTGTTACTTGTCATGATTTAATTAACTTATATTATCGCGAAAACCTTCAAGGTTCAGTTCAGATACCATTTATTAGCGACGCAGTGTGGAAACATGCAGTCAAAGGAATGCGTTTAGCTAATCATATTATTAGTGTTTCTGAGATGACGGCAAAAGATACTAATAGGTTTTTTAGTATTGAGCCAGGGTGTATTTCTGTAGTTCCTAATGCTGTGGATGAAAAATTTAAAGTATTACCAAGTGATGAGATTCAAACTTTTAGAGCAAAGTATGGGCTAAATCCTGATACAATTTGTCTACTCAATGTTGGAGCTAATCATCCCAGGAAAAATATTGCTAATATTCTGGAATCTTTAGTGATTTTAAAACAAAAAAACTTAGAATTCAAATTTTGGAAAGTTGGGGTCGATTTCACAGATATTCAAAAAGAATTTATTAAAAATCATGACTTAGAGAGTCATATTCATTATTTGGGAATGCCAGATAATGAAATGTTAACTCCTATATATAATGCAGCTGATATTTTACTTGCTCCTTCCTTACATGAAGGTTTTGGCATGACACTTTTAGAAGCAATGGCTTGTGGTACCGCAGTTATTACTTCTAATACATCTGCTATGCCAGAAGTCGTAGGTGATGCCGGAATTTTAGTTAATCCGAAAGATAGTCAAGCAATTGCCAATGCGGTAATTAGTTTACAAAATGACCCTGTTTTCTATCGAGAGTTAGTGAACAAAGGAATAGAAAGAGCAAAATTGTTTACTTGGGAAGCAGCAGCAGAACAAATAGCTCAAATTTATGAAAAAGTTGTACAGTCTCAAAAATTATTCAAGAATAATTTTTCTTCAGAATCATTAATAAAATTATCAAATTCCACTACAAACAATTAA
- a CDS encoding glycosyltransferase family 2 protein: protein MITVITPVYNGEKFIEKCIQVVINQNCPDVEHIIVDGASKDRTVEIIKQYAEKYPHIRWVSEKDQGQSDAMNKGIAMAKGEILAILNVDDYYEPNILNKVAEILINLPKPSLLVGNCNIWDGEGNLLSINKPSKLKLQDLLMGWKINQMPANPSAYFYHKNIHEIIGLYNTSENYAMDLDFILKAVQVANIKYIDETWGNFRLHENTKTYNSIQSGNTMTDMHRIMRLYRKNLPLLSRLFTAIKYEFYYHIYDKLRFYFENPQKILPFFKSKFIGIFNFLSA from the coding sequence ATGATTACAGTCATCACCCCAGTTTATAACGGCGAAAAATTCATCGAAAAATGCATCCAGGTTGTCATTAATCAAAACTGTCCTGATGTTGAACATATCATTGTTGATGGTGCTTCAAAAGACCGTACTGTAGAAATTATTAAACAATATGCAGAAAAATACCCTCATATTCGTTGGGTTTCGGAAAAAGACCAGGGACAGTCTGATGCAATGAATAAAGGTATTGCAATGGCTAAAGGTGAGATTTTAGCTATTCTTAATGTTGATGATTACTATGAGCCGAATATTTTAAATAAAGTCGCCGAAATACTTATTAATCTTCCAAAGCCAAGTTTACTAGTAGGCAACTGTAATATCTGGGATGGTGAGGGTAATTTATTGTCTATCAATAAACCAAGTAAGTTAAAATTACAAGATTTATTAATGGGTTGGAAAATTAATCAAATGCCAGCCAATCCATCTGCATATTTCTATCATAAGAATATACATGAAATTATCGGCTTATATAATACATCAGAAAACTATGCGATGGATCTAGATTTTATACTTAAAGCAGTTCAGGTGGCAAATATTAAATATATAGACGAAACTTGGGGTAACTTCAGATTACACGAAAACACAAAAACCTATAACAGCATTCAAAGTGGTAATACAATGACTGACATGCATCGCATTATGAGATTATATCGAAAGAATTTACCTTTATTGTCAAGATTATTTACCGCCATTAAATATGAATTTTACTACCATATATATGACAAACTTAGATTTTATTTTGAAAATCCTCAAAAGATACTTCCTTTTTTTAAATCCAAATTTATTGGTATCTTTAATTTTTTGTCAGCATAA
- a CDS encoding glycosyltransferase, whose amino-acid sequence MNESNKFVVSIIINNYNYARFLPDAIESAINQTYPHTEVIVVDDCSTDNSRDIIQSYRDKIIPIFHQENGKQSAAFNSGFAASKGDIIIFLDSDDYLFPHTVETVVGVWKPNTAKVHYRLSVVDICKQPLGYEYPQGDKPLSSGEVWRNLLEVGGYNSVATSGNALNRKALEQVFPIPDEYKLTADDYLWTLIPFYGDVIAIHQPLAAYRIHTSNQWALATVSGDRFRRFVKHDLQNYALLLQKARELGYEVPQDLEMRSFGRLWSRMASYRLDPQNHPIPTDNSWKLMILGIRSLWKYSEYRFIKKLAFSLWFLSVGLLPIPLARELITWLFVPQKRPKFPLKRPNLLLSHSPREETV is encoded by the coding sequence ATGAATGAAAGTAATAAATTTGTAGTCAGCATCATTATTAATAACTATAATTACGCCAGATTCTTACCCGATGCTATCGAAAGTGCTATTAATCAAACCTATCCTCATACAGAAGTAATTGTTGTTGATGACTGCTCAACTGACAACTCTCGCGATATTATACAGAGTTACAGGGATAAAATAATTCCCATATTTCACCAAGAAAATGGTAAACAATCTGCTGCTTTTAACAGTGGCTTTGCTGCTAGTAAAGGTGACATTATTATATTTCTTGACTCTGATGATTATCTCTTTCCCCATACAGTAGAAACTGTTGTTGGTGTCTGGAAACCGAATACGGCAAAAGTACATTACCGTTTATCAGTGGTAGATATCTGCAAACAACCATTAGGGTACGAGTATCCCCAGGGAGATAAACCCTTATCAAGCGGGGAAGTTTGGAGAAACTTATTAGAAGTTGGTGGTTACAATAGTGTTGCGACTAGTGGAAATGCACTCAACCGCAAAGCTTTAGAGCAGGTTTTTCCCATTCCCGACGAATACAAACTTACTGCTGATGATTATCTCTGGACTTTGATTCCTTTCTATGGTGATGTTATCGCCATTCACCAACCCCTGGCAGCTTATCGCATCCATACTAGCAACCAATGGGCATTAGCAACAGTTAGTGGCGATCGCTTCCGCAGATTTGTCAAGCATGATTTACAAAATTACGCTTTATTGCTACAAAAAGCTAGGGAATTAGGTTATGAAGTTCCTCAAGACCTAGAAATGCGCTCATTTGGGCGTTTATGGTCGCGGATGGCTTCTTATCGTCTCGATCCGCAAAATCACCCGATTCCCACCGATAATTCATGGAAGCTAATGATTCTAGGCATCCGGTCACTGTGGAAATACTCAGAATATAGGTTTATAAAGAAACTTGCATTTAGTCTGTGGTTTCTTTCTGTAGGATTATTACCTATACCCTTAGCGAGGGAACTTATTACTTGGTTATTTGTGCCTCAAAAGCGCCCGAAATTTCCTTTAAAACGACCCAACCTACTACTGAGCCATTCACCTAGGGAGGAAACAGTATGA
- a CDS encoding glycosyltransferase family 4 protein — protein sequence MNVLHINQSDISGGAAIAGYRLHQGLLAQGIDSRLLVGTVKNISDRVAPIPRANLIIEKLISQVTWHLGLNYIKYISSFDIPKHSFYQDANILNFHNLHSGVFSYMAIPWLTESKPAIFTLHDMWSFTGHCAYSYDCMRWKNGCGKCPYPDSYPAVSRDNTQIEWKLKNWVYSRSNLTIVTPSNWLFEQAKQSMLKRFSIHHIPYGIDTEAYQPLDSAQCRYLLGIPESKKVLLFAADSLKDSRKGGDLLLKALQKLPASLKSETVLLTFGSGGDTISEEVGIVTINLGYISSDRIKSVVYSAADLFIFPTRADNLPLVLQESMACGTPMVSFKIGGVPDLVRSGITGYLATPEHADDFCNGIVELLEDDKLRQQMSRNCRKIACAEYPIELQAQRYIKLYQELLSVKEVEAETDSKEYIQV from the coding sequence ATGAATGTTCTACATATTAATCAATCTGATATCTCAGGTGGAGCAGCAATCGCAGGCTATCGACTTCATCAAGGCTTGCTAGCTCAAGGAATTGACTCGCGGTTACTAGTAGGAACAGTGAAAAACATTAGCGATCGCGTAGCCCCTATTCCTCGAGCAAATCTCATTATTGAAAAATTAATTAGTCAGGTCACTTGGCATTTAGGACTGAACTATATTAAGTACATTAGTAGCTTTGATATTCCTAAACACAGCTTTTACCAGGATGCAAACATTCTGAATTTTCATAATCTACATTCTGGGGTTTTTAGCTATATGGCAATTCCCTGGTTAACTGAAAGTAAACCAGCCATATTTACCCTCCATGATATGTGGAGTTTTACAGGTCACTGTGCTTATAGCTATGATTGTATGCGCTGGAAAAATGGTTGTGGTAAATGTCCATATCCCGATTCCTATCCTGCTGTTTCTAGGGATAATACTCAGATTGAATGGAAGTTAAAAAACTGGGTTTACAGTCGCTCAAACCTTACTATTGTGACTCCTAGTAATTGGCTCTTTGAACAAGCCAAACAAAGTATGCTCAAGCGCTTCTCCATTCATCACATTCCCTATGGTATCGACACGGAAGCCTATCAGCCTCTTGATTCAGCACAATGTCGATATTTATTGGGTATTCCAGAGAGTAAAAAGGTGTTGCTATTTGCCGCAGATAGCTTGAAAGATTCCCGCAAGGGAGGTGATTTATTACTCAAAGCTTTACAAAAGCTACCCGCATCTTTAAAATCTGAAACTGTTTTGCTCACTTTTGGGTCTGGTGGTGACACTATATCAGAAGAGGTCGGAATAGTAACAATTAATCTCGGTTATATCAGTAGCGACCGTATTAAATCCGTTGTTTATTCTGCCGCAGATTTATTTATTTTTCCTACCCGCGCAGACAATCTACCTCTTGTACTACAAGAAAGTATGGCTTGTGGAACTCCAATGGTTTCCTTCAAAATAGGCGGAGTTCCTGATTTAGTACGTTCAGGTATTACAGGTTATTTAGCTACACCAGAACATGCTGATGATTTTTGCAATGGAATTGTAGAGTTACTGGAAGATGATAAATTACGTCAGCAGATGAGTAGAAATTGCCGAAAAATTGCTTGTGCAGAATACCCAATAGAATTACAAGCACAACGCTACATTAAGCTATACCAGGAATTACTGAGTGTTAAAGAAGTAGAAGCTGAGACTGACAGCAAAGAATATATACAAGTATAA
- a CDS encoding glycosyltransferase family 2 protein, giving the protein MNKELTYNCHDNRSLLKTQEPLVSIIINNYNYGSHLRQAIDGALNQTYKNVEIIVVDDGSVDNSRDVIASYGNQIIPILKENGGQASALNAGFKASKGDIICLLDSDDIFLSNKAATIVEWFQQNPDIDWAFNESFPMTSEDISQLDFESIVNKNTNLSHVEKLSLIDFRNNIISAELPTFTPSTSNLCFSRQLLEKIFPLPEIKGFSGLAICDLYLKYVAVGIGRGYSSKKNLGIFRIHSNNRYTTQEINQKRSIDAEILMMSGYCMLVNFPSFIQLSQKLFSKGWANYLRSNNHKIDYSDYIKEYLAKISLIDRVKVLFITFYYFIKLGYMDLI; this is encoded by the coding sequence ATGAACAAGGAATTAACTTATAATTGTCATGATAATAGGAGCTTATTGAAAACTCAAGAGCCTCTAGTTAGTATTATTATCAATAACTATAATTACGGTTCACATCTCAGGCAAGCCATCGATGGTGCATTAAATCAAACATATAAAAACGTAGAAATTATCGTTGTTGATGATGGTTCTGTTGATAATTCTCGTGATGTAATCGCTAGTTATGGCAATCAAATTATTCCTATTTTAAAAGAAAACGGTGGACAAGCATCAGCACTAAATGCAGGTTTTAAAGCAAGTAAAGGTGATATTATTTGCCTGTTGGATTCAGATGATATATTTTTATCTAACAAAGCTGCGACAATAGTTGAATGGTTTCAGCAAAATCCCGATATAGACTGGGCTTTTAATGAATCATTTCCAATGACTTCTGAAGATATATCTCAGTTAGACTTCGAGAGTATTGTAAATAAGAATACAAATTTAAGTCATGTAGAAAAATTATCATTAATTGATTTTAGAAATAATATTATTAGTGCAGAGTTACCTACCTTTACACCTTCTACATCTAACTTGTGCTTTTCTCGACAGCTTTTAGAGAAAATATTTCCTTTGCCCGAAATTAAAGGGTTTTCTGGTCTAGCTATTTGCGACCTATATTTAAAGTATGTAGCAGTCGGAATCGGCAGAGGGTATTCCAGTAAGAAAAATTTAGGTATTTTTAGAATACATAGTAATAATCGCTATACTACTCAAGAAATTAATCAGAAGAGAAGTATTGATGCAGAAATATTAATGATGAGCGGCTATTGTATGCTCGTTAATTTTCCATCTTTTATTCAGTTGAGTCAAAAATTGTTTTCTAAAGGTTGGGCAAATTATTTAAGAAGCAATAATCATAAGATTGATTACAGTGATTATATAAAAGAATATCTAGCTAAGATTTCATTAATTGATCGCGTGAAAGTTTTGTTTATTACATTTTATTATTTTATCAAATTAGGATACATGGATTTGATATAG